From the genome of Acidaminococcus sp.:
CTGCGGTATCGGTCTTCTCGCCGTACTGAGCCCCATGGCGCAGCAGGTCATCGGCATGTCGGCCGTTGAGGCCGCCTCCTTTGTCGGAATCATCGGCATCATGAACGGCGGGGGCCGCATCCTCTGGTCTACGATTTCTGACCGGATTGGCCGTCCGATTACGTATGTTCTCTTCTTTGCGCTTGAAATTGCCGCCTTTGCCCTGCTGGCCGGAACGACAGCAGAAGGCATGTTTAAGTTCCTCGTACTGCTCATCATCAGCTGCTACGGCGGTGGATTTTCCTGCATGCCGGCCTATTTGAGCGATCTTTTCGGAACAAAGCAATTAAGCGCCATCCACGGCCGCGTCCTGACGGCCTGGGGGATTGCCGGTGTTGTCGGTCCGACGCTTGTCTCCTGGTTCTATAAGTCGACCGGAACTTATTCGTCCGTTCTTATTTTCTTTGCTGGCTGTTTCATTCCTAACCTGCTGATTGCTCTCTATTTAAGGAAGAAAGGTCATCAGCTTCCGCAGATTGCTGCTGATTAAGCATACACTCTCTTATATCCTCCATACAGAGAACGGGGTACTGCCGCCACGCAGTACTCCGTTTTCTCTTTAGTGGCAAATGGAGATGAAGTTAGAACAGAAAGGCACTTTTGGCTTTTGGAATATGGCATTTAGCTTCGTCTTCAGCAGTGTAGTAAGACTTTTAAGCAAAATAAAAGCCTAAAATTTAGCAGATAACCTAAATATTTAGGTTCTTCACGGTTTTTTCGGGAGTATACCCCTTACGGTCGGAATTGAGAGGTAGCGAATTAACGTGAAAAAGTACTCATCATCTCTGTATCCGTACGCTCTTCTTTTGGCCACTTTAATCTTGTTGTTGAAGCCTTCAAGCTTCCCTGTGTTTATCGGGTACAGGGCATGGTTCACCAGACCGTCTATCCTTGGCAGCTTAATCTTAGCAAACCTAACCAGGGCCGGAATCCCGCTGCCTAGTGCAGCTTTAAACCAGCGCTTCCATCCTGCAAGAGCCTTGTCATAGTCCCTTAATTCATAGAGGGCTACCATCTCTTCCTTCATGGAATAACATATTGCCAGATCCTCGTGCTCTGCAAAGATGGCCTGCAACGCTTCTTTGCTCTTAGGATTCAGCCTATCTTCATTGGTGAGTAACGGCCAGCGGACTTTCTTCAATGTGCGGTAGTTCTTCTTTTCCTCGGATATCCGCTCTTTCAAAGCCGGCTTGTCTTCAGCACTTGCGTCTTTTAATGCTTCTTGCATGTCGTTGGCTTTATCCCTATGCATTCTGGCCTCATCAAGTCTTACTACACCTAATACTTCCTTCCCGAATTGAGCCTGCATGTGGTAACGATCATACACGACCTTAGCTTGCGGCAGATGTTCTTGTACCAGCTTGTTGTAGGAAGCGTTCATATCCATGGCGACTGCCTTGACCTCTGTCAGCTTTGTCTGATCATATTCCTTGAAGAAATGCTCGAAGTCAGCTATCGCCCGACCTCTGCCAACCCAGAGAATATAACCTGTCGCTAAATCCATGACGCAAGTGGCATAGGTGTGTCCCTTATGGATAGCAAACTCATCGATGGCCAGGAAACGGGGCTTGTAAGAGGTCAGCTCCAATTCCATTTCATATTTATCGAGAGATTCGTCCATGAGCTGTTTGTGGACATAGCGAACCGTGCTCCAGTGAATTCCTGACATCTTGGCAATTGCATTGGCAGGGATTCCATTACGAAGCAGCGTCTCAATCCAGAGAGAAGCTCTCATGGTAATGCGAGTTCCTGGATATTTAAAGGGAATAGGCTCAGTGATGGTTGCATGGCAGCAGGAGCAACGGAAGCGATGCCCTTCAAAGCGGATCATCCTGGTATGCTCAGGATACGCAGGAAAACTTTTCAAGTAGGTGGAAAATGGCTCGTAAGAATACATTTTCTGACCACATTTAGGACAACGGAAGTCGGTATATTTCTTTTCACTGCAAATAACAATCTCCTGGCTGTCATCAAAAGGGTCTTCCGGCATGAAGACATTGTAAAAGACATCTTGACATTCTGCATTATTTTGAATAGTGTAATTAGTAAAGGACATTTTCTCCTCCCAAGGTATGGTTTCGACGATTATATTTTGGAGGAGTTAATGTCCTTTTTCAATAGTCAAATGTCTTTTAGTCCACAAATTTCCGTGAAGAACCAATATTTAGACTTTATTTTTATAAGTTCGTAGAAAAATGCCCTGGCAATTTTTCTTCCACGGGCGACCCGCGGCCAGCGACCGGCGACCAGCGTAAAAGGGGCTGTCGCATTTTGCGACGGCCCCTTTTGTATCAAAAACAAGGTAAAAGCAAGGCGCGGCCTCATTGAATGAGACCGCGCCTTGGTGTAGAATTTAAATATGCCAAAAAACAAACCTACACAAAAGGATTATACAAAAATTGGCAGTTCTTATCAACTTTTTCTTCCTCTAAATTTTGAAGTACAAATCCCTAATGACGATCCTGTTCGCTTGGTGCGTGCCATGGTAGAAGGGATGGATGTAAAGGCATTGTATGACACGTATTCTCATGTCGAGAATAAATTAACGTCACCAATTCAGCTGCTGGAGATCGTCATTTATGCATGTATGGAAGGAATTCGTGGTTCGCGTAAGATAGAGCAATCCTGTAAAAGAGACACTCATTTCATGTTCCTCTTAGATGGGAAAAAAGCTCCGGATAATGCAACCATTGCAAGATTTTGTTCCCTCCATCTAAAACCATGTATCAAGGAGCTCATGATTCAGATGGATAAATGGCTGCTGGCTCGCGGTTTCATCACGCTGGATAGCCTGTTCATCGATGGGACAAAAATTGAATCTGTGGCAAACAAATACAAATTTGTTTGGAAAAACAGAGTCTTAGGCAGCCAGAACAAACTCATAGAGAAACTGGAGCAACTGGTTCCCGAAATCGAGGAACGTTTCGGAATCAAGGTCTGTTACGGAAACACTTTCCACATCCGTCA
Proteins encoded in this window:
- a CDS encoding ISL3 family transposase; its protein translation is MSFTNYTIQNNAECQDVFYNVFMPEDPFDDSQEIVICSEKKYTDFRCPKCGQKMYSYEPFSTYLKSFPAYPEHTRMIRFEGHRFRCSCCHATITEPIPFKYPGTRITMRASLWIETLLRNGIPANAIAKMSGIHWSTVRYVHKQLMDESLDKYEMELELTSYKPRFLAIDEFAIHKGHTYATCVMDLATGYILWVGRGRAIADFEHFFKEYDQTKLTEVKAVAMDMNASYNKLVQEHLPQAKVVYDRYHMQAQFGKEVLGVVRLDEARMHRDKANDMQEALKDASAEDKPALKERISEEKKNYRTLKKVRWPLLTNEDRLNPKSKEALQAIFAEHEDLAICYSMKEEMVALYELRDYDKALAGWKRWFKAALGSGIPALVRFAKIKLPRIDGLVNHALYPINTGKLEGFNNKIKVAKRRAYGYRDDEYFFTLIRYLSIPTVRGILPKKP